A window of Lacibacter sediminis contains these coding sequences:
- the fbp gene encoding class 1 fructose-bisphosphatase, translating into MSIDRRISTLDEFTIQQLRNFPQATGELSSLLRDLGLAAKRVNVEVNKAGLVDILGDHGSVNVQGEDVKKLDIYANTQFMKVLQHGISCAGIGSEEMDDIVVFDDEISNNAKYVVMFDPLDGSGNIDVNISIGTIFSVYRRVSERGKPCTKEDFLQKGRNQVAAGYMVYGSSTMMVYATRRGVNGFTLDPSIGEFCLSHPDIKCPHDGNIYSVNHGNFFRYEKGVQEYINACQKKDKSNGGPYTQRYIGSMVADVHRSLIKGGIFMYPGTLDRPNGKLRLAYECNPFAFIMELAGGRATDGKIPILDVQPTELHQRVPMFIGSKNMMSELESYYK; encoded by the coding sequence ATGAGTATAGATAGAAGAATATCAACGCTGGATGAGTTTACCATCCAACAGCTACGCAATTTTCCACAGGCGACCGGTGAATTGAGTAGTCTGCTCCGTGATCTTGGTCTTGCGGCCAAACGTGTAAACGTAGAAGTAAATAAAGCCGGACTTGTAGATATTTTAGGCGATCATGGAAGTGTAAATGTGCAGGGTGAAGATGTGAAGAAGCTGGATATTTATGCCAACACGCAGTTTATGAAAGTGCTGCAACATGGTATCAGTTGTGCCGGCATCGGCAGTGAAGAGATGGATGATATTGTGGTGTTTGATGACGAGATCAGCAACAACGCAAAGTATGTGGTGATGTTTGATCCGCTTGATGGCAGTGGTAATATTGATGTGAACATTTCTATTGGCACCATCTTCAGTGTATACCGTCGTGTGAGTGAAAGAGGTAAGCCATGTACGAAAGAAGATTTTCTACAAAAAGGACGCAACCAGGTTGCTGCGGGTTATATGGTATATGGCAGCAGTACCATGATGGTGTATGCAACAAGAAGAGGAGTGAATGGGTTTACATTAGATCCTTCCATTGGTGAATTTTGTTTGAGCCATCCCGATATTAAATGTCCGCATGATGGAAATATTTATTCGGTGAATCACGGTAACTTTTTCCGTTATGAAAAAGGCGTGCAGGAATACATCAATGCCTGTCAGAAAAAAGATAAATCAAACGGTGGTCCTTATACACAACGTTATATTGGCAGCATGGTGGCAGATGTGCACAGGAGTTTGATCAAGGGTGGAATTTTTATGTACCCAGGTACCCTTGATCGTCCAAATGGCAAATTACGGTTGGCATATGAATGTAACCCGTTTGCATTTATTATGGAACTGGCTGGGGGAAGAGCAACGGATGGAAAAATTCCGATCCTTGATGTGCAGCCAACAGAACTGCACCAGCGTGTGCCGATGTTTATTGGCAGTAAGAATATGATGAGTGAACTGGAAAGTTATTATAAGTAA
- a CDS encoding NUDIX hydrolase: MNWKTISSKYLFQRDWLTLREDVCERPDGKVIDPYYVYEFPEWVAALALTKDGKFIMVRQYRHALGETLMELPGGCVDASDASYEDAIARELLEETGYRFDKIEYLCQTSANPSTNNNLLRAYLATGGEKVTEQKLDDGEDIEVHLLSINEVKQLIRENKLLQSMHTTALLYGLEKLGELKY; the protein is encoded by the coding sequence ATGAACTGGAAAACGATCTCTTCAAAATATTTATTTCAACGTGATTGGCTTACGCTTCGGGAAGATGTATGCGAACGTCCGGATGGTAAGGTCATTGATCCTTACTATGTGTACGAATTTCCGGAATGGGTAGCAGCGTTGGCACTTACGAAGGATGGGAAATTTATCATGGTGCGGCAATACCGCCACGCCTTGGGTGAAACATTGATGGAGTTACCGGGCGGTTGTGTAGATGCATCGGATGCTTCCTATGAGGACGCAATTGCAAGGGAATTGCTTGAAGAAACCGGTTACCGGTTTGATAAAATTGAATATCTCTGCCAAACTTCTGCAAACCCTTCTACAAACAATAATTTGCTCAGGGCTTATCTTGCTACCGGTGGCGAAAAAGTAACAGAGCAAAAATTGGATGACGGCGAGGATATAGAAGTGCACCTGCTGAGCATAAACGAGGTAAAACAACTTATCCGTGAAAACAAATTGCTTCAAAGTATGCACACTACAGCTTTGTTGTATGGATTAGAGAAGTTGGGTGAATTGAAATATTGA
- a CDS encoding ABC transporter ATP-binding protein — protein MQEKIIEVKNLVKNYGSFKAVKGISFDVYEGEIFGLLGPNGAGKSTTLEIIETLREKTSGTVAVNGFDLDKQANDIKQIIGVQLQTSGYYPGLSLVELIQLFSGLYNRTVDPMALLKTVNLEEKAKAKFKELSGGQKQRFSVATTLINEPKIVFLDEPTTGLDPQARRNLWDLVRNIQARGTTVIITTHYMDEAEYLCDRVAIIDSGNIVALDSPSKLIDQLLGTGFERPKQMKAANLEDVFISLTGHALRDE, from the coding sequence ATGCAGGAAAAAATCATCGAGGTAAAGAATTTAGTGAAGAACTATGGCAGCTTTAAAGCTGTCAAGGGCATCAGCTTTGATGTGTATGAAGGCGAGATATTTGGTTTGCTTGGCCCCAATGGTGCAGGCAAATCAACAACGCTTGAGATCATTGAAACGTTACGTGAAAAAACAAGTGGCACTGTAGCTGTAAACGGTTTTGATCTCGACAAGCAGGCGAATGATATTAAACAGATCATTGGTGTGCAATTACAAACGTCGGGTTATTATCCGGGCTTATCGTTGGTTGAATTGATCCAGCTCTTCAGCGGTTTATATAACCGCACTGTTGATCCAATGGCTTTGTTGAAAACAGTGAACCTTGAAGAAAAAGCGAAAGCAAAATTCAAGGAGTTGAGTGGCGGACAGAAACAACGTTTCTCCGTTGCCACCACGCTCATCAATGAACCAAAAATTGTTTTCCTTGATGAACCCACAACAGGGCTTGATCCACAAGCAAGAAGAAATCTTTGGGATCTTGTGCGCAACATCCAGGCAAGAGGAACAACCGTGATCATTACCACACATTACATGGACGAAGCTGAATATCTTTGCGACCGTGTTGCCATTATTGACAGTGGTAATATTGTTGCACTTGATTCCCCTTCAAAACTGATCGATCAATTGCTTGGAACAGGGTTTGAACGGCCCAAACAAATGAAGGCAGCCAATTTAGAAGATGTATTTATTTCATTAACCGGTCACGCTCTGCGTGACGAATAA
- a CDS encoding ATP-binding protein, whose amino-acid sequence MKMVRLSLLSDTISRIKKIGYTDELDGYAARRLGIFNTLNFIGLLTGIIIPLIAILNKGYLPVIAWIVAAAPAFISLVVLIANYYRRYNFAMLWYFILYPAITSLVYMDSIDVGIELFFILYAVFGVFFLQQLRLILLAISFSLISYFAVFVVEQNYEFVMRDINYSFYVFNHVLSVALIFIGLFLIKKENKDYQAEILNSNEELYRYTQEIEKQKEELAELNNLKSKLFSVISHDLRTPLYGLRNLFKSVEQYDLPAEEIKVLIPDVVKDLHYTTDLMENLLQWAKSQMKGESLSPQLIDMNKLIHDVQQVVRLQAENKQVYLKTKADKPVYIYADKEMIEVVLRNLISNAIKFTPKEGEVVIDVKEEDELIEVLVRDTGTGMSEEAKNKLFGDEHFTTKGTSNESGTGLGLMICKEFLKKNGGDIHVESELGKGSTFAFTLPRA is encoded by the coding sequence ATGAAGATGGTTAGGTTATCGTTATTGTCTGATACAATCAGCCGCATTAAAAAGATTGGCTACACAGATGAACTTGATGGGTATGCCGCACGCCGTTTAGGTATTTTCAACACACTTAATTTTATTGGCCTACTTACAGGGATTATCATTCCGTTGATAGCCATTCTTAACAAAGGCTATTTACCTGTTATTGCCTGGATCGTTGCAGCAGCTCCTGCATTCATCAGTTTAGTTGTACTGATTGCGAATTATTACCGTCGATACAACTTTGCCATGCTCTGGTATTTTATTCTGTACCCCGCCATTACTTCACTGGTGTATATGGATAGCATTGATGTTGGCATTGAATTGTTTTTCATCCTGTATGCCGTATTCGGCGTATTCTTTTTACAACAATTAAGATTGATCTTACTTGCAATCAGCTTTTCACTCATCAGTTATTTTGCTGTATTTGTAGTTGAGCAGAACTATGAATTCGTGATGAGAGATATCAATTACTCTTTCTACGTATTCAATCATGTCCTTTCAGTTGCTTTAATTTTCATTGGTTTATTCCTGATCAAAAAAGAAAATAAAGATTACCAGGCCGAAATATTGAACAGTAACGAAGAGTTGTACAGGTATACACAGGAGATCGAAAAACAGAAAGAAGAACTGGCTGAATTAAATAATCTGAAGTCGAAATTATTTTCGGTGATCTCTCATGATCTGCGCACACCATTATATGGATTACGCAATTTATTTAAAAGTGTAGAGCAATATGATCTGCCCGCAGAAGAAATAAAAGTATTGATACCTGATGTAGTAAAAGATCTGCACTACACAACTGATTTGATGGAGAATCTGCTGCAATGGGCCAAGAGCCAGATGAAGGGTGAATCGCTTTCACCACAATTGATCGATATGAACAAACTCATTCACGATGTGCAACAGGTTGTTCGACTGCAAGCCGAAAACAAACAGGTATATCTCAAGACAAAAGCTGACAAGCCCGTTTATATTTATGCTGATAAGGAGATGATCGAAGTAGTTTTACGTAACCTCATCAGTAATGCCATTAAATTCACGCCAAAAGAAGGCGAAGTAGTGATTGATGTAAAAGAAGAAGATGAATTGATTGAAGTACTTGTTCGGGATACGGGCACCGGTATGAGTGAAGAAGCAAAGAACAAATTATTTGGTGATGAACATTTCACTACCAAAGGCACATCTAACGAATCAGGCACAGGTCTTGGCTTAATGATCTGCAAAGAATTTCTCAAGAAAAACGGCGGCGATATTCATGTAGAAAGTGAACTGGGTAAAGGAAGCACCTTTGCTTTTACTTTACCACGAGCCTGA
- a CDS encoding thioredoxin domain-containing protein → MRLVVVSVLFLLMSCNSGAQTGKEVSADEFEKGLQQGNVQLLDVRTAGEFRTGHIKKALQANWNDQQEFADRTSALDKQKLVYIYCLSGPRSSAAAEWLRANGFQQVVELKAGFSGWKRNGKPVEGMVDVKQMTMSEYQQQIAGKEYVLVDFGAEWCPPCRKMEPIVNEFLAQHKEITFFKIDGGIHTDLMKQLNAEGLPTFILLKKGQEVWRYKGVLTPEELNTIWTNKK, encoded by the coding sequence ATGCGTCTAGTTGTAGTTTCTGTACTCTTTTTGTTGATGAGTTGTAACAGTGGTGCCCAAACGGGCAAAGAAGTATCAGCCGATGAATTTGAAAAAGGTCTGCAACAAGGAAATGTACAGTTGCTGGACGTACGAACTGCAGGCGAATTCCGGACAGGCCATATTAAAAAAGCATTACAGGCAAATTGGAATGATCAACAAGAATTTGCCGACCGTACCTCTGCACTGGATAAACAAAAACTGGTTTACATCTATTGCCTGAGCGGCCCACGCAGCAGTGCCGCAGCAGAATGGTTAAGAGCAAACGGCTTTCAGCAGGTAGTAGAATTAAAAGCCGGTTTCAGTGGCTGGAAGCGAAATGGAAAACCGGTTGAAGGAATGGTGGATGTAAAACAAATGACCATGTCTGAATACCAACAGCAAATTGCCGGCAAAGAATATGTGCTGGTAGATTTTGGTGCAGAATGGTGCCCGCCTTGCCGTAAGATGGAGCCGATCGTCAATGAATTCCTGGCACAACATAAAGAGATAACCTTCTTTAAAATTGATGGTGGCATACATACCGATTTAATGAAACAATTAAATGCTGAAGGTTTGCCCACTTTTATACTTTTGAAAAAAGGCCAGGAAGTTTGGCGTTACAAAGGTGTTCTTACCCCTGAAGAACTAAACACGATCTGGACAAACAAGAAATAG
- a CDS encoding GNAT family N-acetyltransferase → MVEIISYSKEWHDAFRQLNLEWLDKYNLREEADMVVLNDPQGMIVDKGGVIYLAKAADEIVGTAALIHEGDQVYELAKMSVTEQWQGKGISKLLLETCLQKANELGAVKIELFSNHQLKNALKLYEKYGFEYIEMKDSPFETADIKMELILKHA, encoded by the coding sequence ATGGTCGAAATTATTTCTTACAGTAAAGAATGGCATGATGCATTCAGACAATTAAATCTTGAATGGCTTGATAAATACAACCTGCGTGAAGAAGCTGATATGGTTGTGTTGAATGATCCACAAGGAATGATAGTAGATAAGGGTGGCGTTATTTACCTGGCAAAAGCAGCTGATGAAATTGTTGGCACTGCAGCGTTGATCCATGAAGGGGACCAGGTGTATGAACTGGCGAAGATGAGTGTAACAGAACAATGGCAGGGCAAAGGCATCAGTAAATTATTATTGGAAACCTGTTTGCAGAAAGCAAATGAGTTAGGGGCAGTGAAGATCGAGTTGTTCTCGAACCATCAATTAAAGAATGCACTGAAGCTGTATGAAAAATATGGTTTTGAATATATTGAAATGAAAGATTCGCCATTTGAAACGGCAGATATAAAAATGGAACTTATTTTAAAACACGCATAA
- a CDS encoding DUF456 domain-containing protein, with amino-acid sequence MEWTWIIIGVILAIVAIAGSILPLIPGPPIAYVGLLLQQLRDEKPFSTNFLLLWATIVVVSLVLDYIIPIWGTKKFGGTKYGVWGCTLGFLVAFWLGPWGIIIGPFVGAFIGEMIAQQNSNIAFKAALGSFVGFLAGSFLKLVICFFMLYYILTSI; translated from the coding sequence ATGGAATGGACATGGATCATCATTGGAGTTATTCTTGCAATTGTGGCAATTGCAGGAAGTATACTGCCACTCATACCCGGCCCGCCAATTGCCTATGTAGGTTTACTGTTGCAACAACTTCGTGACGAAAAACCTTTCTCAACCAATTTCCTGCTTTTATGGGCAACTATTGTTGTAGTATCGCTTGTTCTCGACTATATCATTCCCATCTGGGGCACTAAAAAATTCGGCGGAACAAAGTATGGCGTTTGGGGTTGCACCCTTGGTTTTTTAGTTGCATTCTGGCTGGGACCTTGGGGTATCATCATAGGTCCGTTTGTTGGGGCATTTATTGGTGAAATGATCGCTCAGCAAAACTCAAACATTGCATTCAAAGCGGCATTGGGTTCGTTTGTTGGCTTTCTTGCAGGCAGCTTTTTGAAACTGGTGATCTGCTTTTTTATGCTGTATTATATTTTGACGAGTATTTAA
- a CDS encoding SDR family NAD(P)-dependent oxidoreductase: protein MKKVIIIGATSGIGKALAIRYLKAGHRVGITGRRAHLLDEIKQYYPQQTFTAAFDVTGNENIVHLEQLIEQLQGMDLFIYNSGYGEASKELNWAMDKKTTLINVNGFAETTNYAFNYFVKQGHGQIAAISSISAYRGNSWAPAYGASKAYISNYMEALSIKAYRMKLPIHITDIQPGFVLTDMAKGNKLFWMAPLEKATTQMIEAIEKKKRRVQITKRWAIVAWLLKWLPFSLYKKLG from the coding sequence ATGAAAAAGGTGATCATCATTGGTGCAACATCCGGCATCGGCAAGGCACTTGCAATCCGCTATCTGAAAGCAGGACATCGTGTTGGCATCACCGGCCGGCGTGCACATTTGCTGGATGAAATAAAACAATACTATCCCCAACAGACTTTCACAGCAGCATTTGATGTAACCGGCAACGAAAACATTGTTCATCTTGAACAATTAATTGAACAATTGCAAGGCATGGATCTGTTCATTTATAATAGTGGATATGGCGAAGCCAGTAAAGAATTGAATTGGGCAATGGATAAAAAAACAACGCTCATTAACGTAAACGGTTTTGCAGAAACAACCAACTATGCTTTCAACTATTTTGTAAAGCAAGGGCACGGACAAATTGCAGCTATTTCATCCATTTCAGCTTATCGTGGTAACAGCTGGGCACCAGCATATGGCGCCAGCAAAGCTTACATTAGTAATTATATGGAAGCGCTGAGCATTAAAGCTTATCGTATGAAGTTGCCGATCCATATTACAGATATTCAACCAGGTTTCGTTCTCACCGATATGGCCAAGGGCAATAAATTATTCTGGATGGCTCCGCTTGAGAAAGCCACTACGCAAATGATCGAGGCCATCGAAAAGAAAAAACGGAGAGTGCAAATCACAAAGCGCTGGGCCATTGTTGCATGGTTATTGAAGTGGTTACCTTTCTCTCTCTATAAAAAGCTCGGCTGA
- a CDS encoding GtrA family protein yields the protein MTKSLPLPPLMINGVVAFIHAVIDWFYPPFRKIMPMQTFRYAACGGGNTVLDILLFYISYNFILDKQMVHTPFMTVSPHIAAFLMSFIITFPVGFFLSRYVVFEGSTVRKREQLPKYMIVVAGAILLNYFFLKIFVETFHMYATLAKICTTFFVVAFSYFSQKYFTFKVS from the coding sequence ATGACCAAATCTTTACCTTTGCCGCCACTTATGATCAATGGTGTTGTTGCTTTTATTCATGCGGTGATCGATTGGTTCTATCCACCATTCCGAAAGATCATGCCCATGCAAACATTCAGGTATGCGGCGTGCGGCGGCGGCAACACTGTGCTTGATATTCTGCTGTTTTATATCAGCTATAATTTTATTCTTGACAAGCAAATGGTGCACACACCGTTTATGACGGTGAGTCCACATATTGCGGCTTTCCTGATGTCGTTTATTATAACGTTTCCGGTTGGGTTTTTTCTCAGCCGTTATGTAGTGTTTGAAGGAAGTACCGTACGTAAGCGGGAGCAGTTGCCTAAATATATGATCGTGGTAGCAGGCGCAATTCTGTTGAATTATTTTTTCCTGAAAATATTTGTAGAAACCTTTCACATGTATGCCACGCTGGCGAAGATCTGCACCACTTTTTTTGTGGTGGCGTTTAGCTATTTTTCACAGAAGTATTTTACGTTTAAAGTCAGTTGA
- a CDS encoding DMT family transporter → MKPASQNHIVLGIILAIVATIIWSGNFIVARAVINDIPPVTLAFFRWLTACIILLPIAWKHIKPSWQIVKQNKAYFFWTGLTGISLFNTFVYIAGHSSTAINLALIGTTSSPIMSIILAHYFLKEHIQWRRIVGIILCVAGILFLLSKGSFENLLHLQFTKGDGWVLLGALSFAIYNILARKKPKEISAIGFLFFVFCIGTALLIPAFFIEASYVKPVEWTWQTGSVILYLGLGTSVISFLLWNRSIKELGAGRTALFGNLIPIFSSIEAVIILGEKISYIHIISFLLIVAGLAIDNSVLLKRK, encoded by the coding sequence ATGAAGCCAGCCAGCCAAAACCACATTGTACTGGGGATTATTCTTGCCATAGTTGCCACCATCATCTGGAGTGGCAATTTCATCGTGGCCCGTGCTGTCATCAATGATATCCCCCCTGTTACCTTGGCGTTCTTCCGCTGGCTCACTGCCTGCATTATTCTTTTGCCCATTGCCTGGAAACATATCAAACCATCGTGGCAGATCGTAAAACAAAACAAAGCTTACTTTTTTTGGACAGGTTTAACAGGCATCAGCCTCTTTAACACGTTTGTCTATATCGCCGGACATAGCTCAACAGCCATCAACCTTGCTTTGATTGGCACTACTTCCTCTCCCATCATGTCCATCATACTAGCACATTACTTTTTGAAAGAACATATTCAATGGCGTCGCATCGTTGGTATAATATTATGTGTGGCGGGTATTCTATTTTTGTTAAGCAAAGGAAGTTTTGAAAACCTGTTACACTTACAATTTACCAAAGGCGACGGTTGGGTTTTGCTCGGCGCATTAAGTTTTGCCATTTACAATATTCTTGCACGTAAAAAACCAAAAGAAATCTCAGCGATTGGTTTTTTGTTTTTTGTTTTCTGCATCGGTACCGCTTTATTAATCCCCGCTTTTTTCATTGAGGCTTCTTATGTAAAACCTGTAGAATGGACCTGGCAAACCGGCTCAGTCATTCTGTATCTCGGTTTAGGAACATCTGTGATTTCTTTCTTACTATGGAATCGTTCAATCAAAGAATTGGGCGCCGGCCGAACAGCTTTGTTTGGCAACTTAATTCCCATCTTCAGCAGTATTGAAGCGGTCATTATTCTTGGCGAAAAAATAAGTTATATTCACATCATCAGTTTCCTGTTGATCGTTGCAGGACTTGCAATCGATAACAGTGTGTTGTTGAAACGAAAATAG
- a CDS encoding YfiT family bacillithiol transferase, with translation MDLRYPIGEYEPAPFSEALKEEWLADIKFLPGLLERAIENLDEAQLNTPYRDGGWTVRQVVHHVSDSHLNALSRLKFTLTEDNPTVMGYDEVKWAETAEYTLLPVNVSLTMLHTIHAKLYALFSTLKDEQWKRTYIHSESKKQFDLWYLLGNYAWHGKHHAAHITSLRERKGW, from the coding sequence ATGGATTTACGTTATCCCATTGGTGAATATGAGCCGGCTCCCTTCAGTGAAGCATTGAAAGAAGAATGGTTAGCTGATATAAAATTCTTGCCGGGCTTATTAGAGCGGGCCATTGAAAATTTAGATGAAGCACAGTTGAATACACCTTACCGTGATGGCGGATGGACGGTGCGCCAGGTTGTGCATCATGTAAGCGACAGCCACCTCAATGCATTGAGCCGTTTGAAATTTACGTTAACGGAAGATAATCCCACGGTGATGGGTTATGATGAAGTGAAATGGGCTGAAACAGCCGAGTACACTTTATTGCCGGTGAATGTATCTCTCACCATGCTGCATACCATTCATGCAAAGCTGTATGCGCTGTTTTCAACGCTGAAAGATGAGCAGTGGAAGCGGACTTATATTCACTCCGAATCAAAAAAGCAATTTGATCTTTGGTACTTGCTTGGTAACTATGCATGGCATGGCAAACATCATGCAGCACATATTACATCGTTGCGGGAAAGAAAAGGATGGTGA
- a CDS encoding bifunctional folylpolyglutamate synthase/dihydrofolate synthase, translating into MTYQETIDYLFTRLPMFSRIGAAAIKKDLHNTIALCEALDNPYQHFKSIHIAGTNGKGSVSHMLAAILQTAGYKTGLYTSPHLHDFRERIKVNGEMIAEQYVVDFTKRVQPLIDEIEPSFFEITVAMAFEYFKDQKVDIAVIEVGLGGRLDSTNIITPELSIITNIGWDHMNLLGDSLEKIAYEKAGIIKQQIPVVVGETLPETKPVFEQKANAMQAPLHFSYDEFNVSGKKTIDHKLVVDVQERKTKTAFQYTLDLPGVYQTKNILTALSSVRQLQQQGWKISEEHVQTALATSRQINGLHGRWEVIHEHPTVVMDVGHNEDGVKQIVAQLKESSYNKLHIIIGMVKDKEIEKVLALLPTEATYYFTKAHIPRALPEADLHARASVFKLEGETFEDVNSAISTALHYAAKDDLILVCGSVFLVGEVDVKAIDNRQ; encoded by the coding sequence ATGACTTACCAGGAGACGATCGATTATCTCTTTACCCGGCTTCCCATGTTCAGCCGTATTGGTGCTGCTGCTATTAAAAAAGATCTGCATAACACCATTGCGTTATGCGAGGCGCTGGATAATCCTTACCAGCATTTCAAGAGCATTCATATTGCAGGTACAAACGGGAAAGGATCTGTAAGTCATATGCTCGCTGCAATTTTACAGACAGCCGGTTACAAAACTGGTTTGTACACTTCCCCCCACCTGCACGATTTTCGTGAACGTATTAAAGTGAATGGAGAAATGATTGCTGAACAATACGTAGTTGATTTTACGAAACGTGTGCAACCATTGATCGATGAAATTGAACCTTCTTTTTTTGAGATCACCGTGGCCATGGCGTTTGAATATTTTAAAGATCAGAAAGTTGATATCGCTGTCATTGAAGTGGGGCTTGGCGGACGATTAGACAGCACCAACATTATTACACCTGAGCTATCCATTATTACTAATATTGGTTGGGACCATATGAACCTGCTTGGCGATTCGCTTGAAAAAATCGCCTATGAAAAAGCAGGCATCATCAAGCAACAAATCCCTGTTGTAGTTGGAGAAACCTTACCTGAAACAAAACCGGTGTTTGAGCAAAAAGCAAATGCCATGCAGGCTCCGTTACATTTTTCATACGATGAGTTCAATGTAAGCGGTAAAAAAACAATTGATCATAAGCTAGTTGTTGATGTGCAAGAGCGGAAAACAAAAACTGCATTTCAATATACGCTTGACCTGCCCGGTGTTTATCAAACAAAGAATATACTGACAGCGCTTTCATCTGTTCGTCAACTGCAGCAACAAGGCTGGAAGATTTCCGAAGAACATGTACAAACAGCGTTGGCAACGAGCAGACAGATCAATGGCTTGCACGGACGTTGGGAAGTGATTCATGAACACCCAACTGTGGTAATGGATGTTGGACATAACGAAGATGGTGTGAAACAGATCGTCGCTCAACTCAAAGAAAGCAGCTACAACAAACTGCATATCATCATCGGCATGGTAAAAGATAAAGAGATTGAGAAAGTGTTGGCTTTATTACCAACAGAGGCAACTTACTATTTCACCAAAGCACATATACCGAGGGCATTACCTGAAGCTGATTTGCATGCAAGAGCTTCGGTATTTAAACTGGAAGGTGAAACATTTGAAGATGTAAACAGTGCAATCAGCACAGCTTTACATTACGCAGCAAAAGATGATTTGATCTTAGTTTGTGGAAGTGTGTTTCTTGTGGGCGAAGTTGATGTCAAGGCAATAGACAATAGACAATAG
- a CDS encoding GldL-related protein: protein MLKLFKYPLLLFLSGSLVTIFGAWSKILHMSFADILLTVGMILQAIGVLFAMYVLVKSK from the coding sequence ATGCTGAAGCTATTTAAATACCCCTTACTTCTTTTCTTAAGCGGATCGCTTGTTACAATTTTTGGCGCATGGTCAAAAATTTTACACATGAGTTTTGCTGACATCCTTTTAACGGTTGGAATGATACTGCAGGCGATTGGAGTCTTATTTGCAATGTACGTGTTGGTAAAATCTAAGTAA
- a CDS encoding FKBP-type peptidyl-prolyl cis-trans isomerase, with protein sequence MRILSLTVLSLSFAVAGIAQSTKPPVKKTTTTTKPTTKPAAKPAAPKPLLRNGLDSLSYAIGLNIGGNMQAQGIENMSYVALNKGIADALKNNPTPLMDANTANMTIQQKLQEYMAKKNAAVKEEGRKFLTENKKQPGVVELPSGVQYKIIKQGTGPKPLLEDTIVAHYKGTLLDGNVFDESYGRGQPIVYPLNQLVEGWKQTLVLMPAGSKWQLFIPSEYGYGERGSGMIPGGATLIFEMELLEVRPVKK encoded by the coding sequence ATGCGTATTCTTTCTCTTACAGTTTTATCATTATCCTTTGCTGTTGCAGGTATTGCGCAAAGCACAAAACCACCTGTTAAAAAAACAACTACTACCACAAAGCCAACAACTAAACCCGCTGCAAAACCGGCAGCACCAAAACCGTTGCTTCGAAACGGTCTTGATAGTTTAAGTTATGCCATTGGTTTAAACATTGGCGGTAACATGCAGGCACAAGGCATTGAGAACATGAGCTATGTTGCGTTGAACAAAGGCATTGCTGATGCATTGAAAAATAATCCCACTCCCTTAATGGATGCTAATACTGCAAATATGACTATACAACAAAAACTACAGGAGTATATGGCGAAGAAGAATGCTGCTGTAAAAGAAGAAGGAAGGAAATTCCTTACAGAAAACAAAAAACAACCCGGTGTTGTGGAATTACCAAGCGGTGTTCAATACAAAATTATCAAGCAGGGCACCGGGCCAAAGCCATTGCTGGAAGATACCATCGTAGCACATTACAAAGGAACATTACTTGATGGCAATGTGTTTGATGAATCTTACGGCCGTGGTCAACCGATTGTTTATCCATTAAATCAATTGGTTGAGGGTTGGAAACAAACATTGGTGTTGATGCCTGCAGGCAGTAAATGGCAATTATTTATTCCAAGCGAGTATGGATATGGAGAGCGTGGAAGCGGAATGATTCCGGGCGGTGCTACATTGATTTTTGAAATGGAATTACTGGAAGTAAGACCAGTGAAGAAATAA